A genome region from Pseudomonas pergaminensis includes the following:
- a CDS encoding BolA family protein encodes MQALEVKRFLEGKLPETTVEVEGEGCNFQLNVISDELAALSPVKRQQQIYAHLNPWITDGSIHAVTMKFFSRAAWAERT; translated from the coding sequence ATGCAGGCCCTAGAAGTTAAGCGCTTTCTTGAAGGAAAGCTGCCGGAAACGACCGTAGAAGTTGAAGGCGAAGGCTGCAACTTCCAGCTGAACGTGATTAGCGATGAACTGGCGGCACTCAGCCCGGTCAAGCGTCAGCAGCAGATCTATGCCCATTTGAACCCGTGGATCACCGATGGCAGCATCCATGCGGTCACTATGAAATTTTTCAGCCGCGCGGCCTGGGCCGAGCGCACCTGA